One Flavobacterium sp. 90 DNA segment encodes these proteins:
- a CDS encoding T9SS type A sorting domain-containing protein: MKQKLLLLSCFLSGFANYAQNDCAETNKQAQTYLLGTADSKPDYPKAYVIVQDCANQGDASSLAISGIMRLNGLGIEKDENLAFEYLMKAALQGHPSAEYNIGRFYMIGTGCDIDFDKAIYWLTLASDHGDEQAAYSIGYMYLKGLGVPQDYKKAISWFEISSWPMAKHWLGNCYYFGYGVPKDENKAILYYTQSHTGNSEQLLKHIAQNVKENVDIAINNELKEKETPENTGIAKEAIDKLTIETPQQTENRTLKAKYLNGKWKGKLIELDWSGKQIMKVLPLNSEFSAEGNTVNYKWEINKTTSQSTAIWEDNALYFDKLNMVFDWPFSDRPDVNTIDWEVLSAQIEFKVINNKTYLIGNLQTFTNQWNEPGPPMRVILKQTGEGEDDDLSDDELLAISEQKDHFIVLYPNPFVEDVFIAYELDKDAQVSVNVYDLTGNPLPAILEPGALQTAGKHHYTLSGGNLKAGMYIVRVGVGNEMHSRILIKK; encoded by the coding sequence ATGAAACAAAAATTACTTCTATTAAGTTGCTTTCTATCGGGATTTGCCAACTATGCCCAGAACGACTGTGCAGAAACGAATAAACAAGCGCAAACGTATTTATTGGGAACAGCAGATAGTAAACCCGATTACCCAAAAGCATATGTTATTGTACAAGATTGTGCAAACCAGGGGGATGCTTCTTCCTTGGCTATCTCTGGAATTATGCGCCTTAATGGATTAGGGATTGAAAAAGATGAAAACCTTGCCTTTGAATATTTGATGAAAGCGGCTCTACAAGGACATCCTTCGGCAGAATATAACATAGGTCGTTTTTACATGATAGGTACAGGCTGTGACATTGACTTTGATAAGGCAATATACTGGCTCACATTGGCATCTGACCATGGAGATGAACAAGCTGCCTATTCCATTGGTTACATGTATCTAAAAGGACTCGGGGTGCCACAAGATTATAAAAAAGCTATTTCATGGTTTGAAATATCTTCCTGGCCTATGGCTAAACACTGGTTGGGTAATTGTTACTATTTTGGCTATGGAGTACCTAAAGACGAGAATAAGGCAATCCTGTATTATACTCAAAGCCATACGGGAAACAGTGAGCAACTTTTAAAACACATTGCACAAAATGTGAAAGAAAATGTTGATATCGCAATTAATAATGAACTAAAGGAAAAAGAAACTCCAGAAAACACGGGTATTGCCAAAGAAGCAATCGATAAATTAACAATCGAAACGCCTCAACAAACGGAGAATAGAACTCTTAAAGCCAAATATCTTAATGGTAAATGGAAAGGAAAATTGATAGAATTAGACTGGTCAGGCAAACAAATCATGAAAGTATTGCCTTTAAATAGTGAGTTTTCAGCAGAAGGGAATACTGTAAATTATAAATGGGAAATTAACAAAACTACAAGTCAGTCTACAGCTATCTGGGAAGATAACGCTTTGTATTTTGACAAGTTAAATATGGTTTTCGACTGGCCATTTAGTGACCGACCAGATGTAAATACCATAGACTGGGAAGTGCTCTCGGCCCAAATAGAATTTAAGGTAATCAACAACAAAACTTATTTAATAGGCAATTTACAAACTTTTACCAATCAATGGAATGAGCCAGGACCACCAATGCGTGTTATCCTAAAACAAACAGGAGAAGGAGAAGATGATGATCTATCAGATGATGAACTCCTTGCTATAAGTGAGCAAAAAGATCATTTTATCGTTTTGTATCCAAATCCTTTTGTAGAAGATGTATTTATAGCTTATGAACTAGATAAGGATGCACAAGTGAGTGTAAATGTCTATGATCTTACCGGAAACCCTCTACCAGCAATCCTAGAGCCAGGAGCATTACAAACTGCAGGAAAGCATCACTACACACTTAGCGGAGGCAATCTGAAGGCAGGTATGTACATTGTACGTGTAGGAGTTGGCAATGAAATGCATTCCAGAATTTTAATAAAAAAATAG
- a CDS encoding transglutaminase-like domain-containing protein: MNTILFMKVKNNPFFKFAKVQNKLQIRFILFSFLFSVTAFCQSKNDKKINTSEISKVLEYFQKKGDKEQYNAAVFLTANIPIHYSADNVWLDKNGKEVVFRVTDYKDIEAAGKEFNTLKDSIGMIPKNTLIKDKDVIKSEFLIKNIEMAFKAWKEKSWSKNYDFRTFCEYILPYRSLSEPMQDWRGEYQTTFEKLSVGLSDPTDPVELCSKIIDNIKHFDFVLKRFDPKQLLGPTDLLFWREGNCPDLANVAIFAGRSLGVATTFDYTPHYAASSNRHYWNTVIDNKGVHVPFNGNQDLPYVYNPVAKRLGKVFRVTFSEQKGNLTSLIPENEIPDDFLKSKNIIDVTSEYVEVSEVNYSFSPQVISKVSYLNVFNRGNWRPLDWAKINNNVSVYKNMGRDIVYLPSVYVSGKMVFENYPILLDQKGMKTILKPDLLNSFSATLSRENEYKNKHTDNNPLQIIKGEKYKIYVWSGNWQLLEEQIASEDNKVFFKKLPKNGLFLMSSSKPDFYERIFTIEPLSSLITWY, encoded by the coding sequence TTGAATACCATTTTATTTATGAAAGTAAAGAATAATCCTTTTTTTAAATTTGCCAAGGTTCAGAATAAACTCCAAATTCGATTTATCCTTTTTTCATTTTTATTTTCAGTAACTGCTTTTTGTCAATCAAAAAACGATAAAAAAATAAATACAAGTGAAATTTCTAAAGTTTTAGAATATTTTCAAAAAAAGGGCGATAAAGAGCAATATAATGCTGCAGTTTTTTTAACCGCTAATATACCGATTCATTATTCGGCAGATAATGTCTGGTTGGATAAAAATGGGAAAGAAGTTGTTTTTAGAGTAACTGATTATAAAGATATAGAAGCGGCTGGCAAAGAATTTAATACATTAAAGGATAGTATTGGAATGATTCCAAAAAACACTTTGATTAAAGACAAGGATGTCATTAAAAGTGAGTTTTTGATTAAGAATATCGAAATGGCTTTTAAAGCATGGAAAGAAAAGTCCTGGTCAAAAAACTATGATTTTAGAACATTTTGCGAATACATTCTGCCTTATCGCAGCTTATCAGAACCTATGCAGGATTGGAGAGGTGAATATCAGACGACCTTCGAGAAATTATCAGTCGGATTGTCAGATCCTACTGATCCGGTTGAATTATGCTCGAAAATAATTGATAATATAAAGCATTTTGATTTTGTATTAAAACGTTTTGACCCTAAACAACTTTTAGGACCAACAGATTTATTGTTTTGGAGAGAAGGCAATTGTCCCGATTTGGCTAATGTCGCTATTTTTGCTGGAAGGTCACTTGGTGTAGCAACAACTTTTGATTATACACCTCATTATGCAGCTTCTTCTAACAGGCACTACTGGAATACAGTTATAGACAATAAAGGTGTTCATGTTCCTTTTAACGGGAATCAGGATTTACCTTATGTTTATAATCCTGTAGCCAAACGATTAGGTAAAGTATTCAGGGTTACATTTTCGGAGCAAAAGGGGAATTTAACTTCTTTAATTCCTGAAAATGAAATCCCGGATGATTTTTTAAAAAGTAAAAACATTATAGATGTTACCTCTGAATATGTTGAAGTCAGTGAGGTTAATTATTCGTTTAGCCCTCAGGTGATTTCAAAAGTTAGTTACCTTAATGTATTTAACAGAGGTAATTGGAGGCCACTGGACTGGGCGAAAATAAACAATAATGTCTCTGTTTATAAAAATATGGGAAGGGACATAGTCTATTTGCCAAGTGTGTATGTTTCAGGAAAAATGGTTTTCGAAAATTATCCAATACTTTTAGACCAAAAAGGTATGAAAACGATATTAAAACCTGATCTACTAAATTCTTTTTCGGCAACACTTTCCAGAGAAAATGAGTATAAAAATAAGCACACAGATAATAATCCTTTACAGATTATAAAAGGCGAAAAATACAAAATATATGTATGGAGTGGTAACTGGCAGCTTCTGGAAGAACAGATTGCATCAGAAGACAACAAGGTCTTTTTTAAAAAATTACCTAAAAACGGACTTTTTTTAATGAGTTCTTCAAAACCAGATTTTTATGAACGAATATTTACCATTGAACCACTGTCAAGCCTTATCACATGGTATTAA
- a CDS encoding O-antigen ligase family protein: MSKYNPYLAKNLSHVIDSLFIILVLALPFISYSFILNSNKIGKELYLVTVVSLWIVFKTVCTIKNKALKIYAVDVVMLLFYLYLVVHYFLFSFYTFLYDQFWVFTCYILLFYLFRWSYDKEQEKKILFNRTIYLIWCYCFVQSIAALLQNFDFINSDNKYFKTVGTFINPNFLGVYMVVGLLVLLYQILVVQEKKIVVKVALLLSFFSMLYILYLTESRASWISLIIGFLVLIFTSQNCVYFFKANKRKTIILFAIISIAVFTSLYLLYQLNKDSVDGRTLIRKIAVLDMQKNPFFGNGIFNFDGVYNDSKALYFTENQRPWKEVKVADYVSNALNDYIQIVFEIGLLGFVLLGVLLFIMVRKIELNPRTRFALAIVVAFVFLGLFTSVLYNPTAMVFMVWALSILFVYGDNKTQVFIIANNRTLNVLRGIIIFAFLSIGVLFVLKTKSLRDFKTVIEDRSQKFYYKLSNNDMLFIKDDAFVEFKLGFEKYTDQEIDKGIGMMENSVKKSKIPEANIILANIYTTQKDFIRTEQLLVANVGIEPFRFEPRANLLHFYIQTNQKAKSIKIAEKIMNLPVKIKSNKIDIYKQEAEEYLIKNNFP, translated from the coding sequence ATGAGTAAATATAATCCCTACCTGGCAAAGAATCTGTCACATGTAATAGATTCTTTGTTTATAATTTTAGTTTTAGCATTGCCTTTTATTTCATATTCATTTATTTTAAATTCTAATAAAATTGGCAAAGAACTATACTTGGTTACTGTAGTTTCTTTATGGATAGTTTTTAAAACAGTATGCACCATAAAAAACAAAGCGCTCAAGATTTATGCTGTAGATGTAGTAATGCTTTTATTTTACTTATATCTTGTTGTCCATTATTTTCTTTTTTCTTTTTATACTTTTCTATACGACCAATTTTGGGTGTTCACATGTTATATTCTGCTCTTTTATTTATTTCGTTGGAGTTATGATAAGGAACAGGAAAAAAAGATTCTTTTTAATAGAACTATATATCTGATATGGTGCTATTGTTTTGTGCAATCTATAGCGGCATTATTGCAAAATTTTGACTTTATAAATTCCGATAATAAGTATTTTAAGACAGTAGGAACATTTATAAATCCTAACTTTTTAGGGGTTTATATGGTAGTCGGATTACTTGTTTTATTATATCAAATTCTCGTGGTTCAGGAAAAAAAAATAGTTGTCAAAGTAGCTTTGTTATTGAGTTTTTTTTCCATGTTGTATATTCTTTACTTAACAGAATCCCGGGCATCATGGATATCATTAATAATCGGTTTTCTGGTTTTAATATTTACTTCTCAAAATTGTGTTTACTTTTTCAAGGCAAACAAAAGGAAAACTATAATTTTATTTGCCATTATCAGTATCGCAGTATTCACCTCTTTGTATCTGTTATATCAGTTAAACAAGGACTCGGTTGATGGGAGGACATTGATTAGGAAAATTGCTGTTTTAGATATGCAGAAAAATCCCTTTTTTGGAAATGGGATCTTTAATTTTGACGGTGTATATAATGACTCTAAGGCTCTTTATTTTACCGAAAACCAACGCCCATGGAAAGAAGTAAAAGTAGCAGATTATGTTTCTAATGCTTTAAATGATTATATTCAAATTGTCTTTGAGATCGGATTGTTAGGGTTTGTTTTACTTGGTGTGCTATTATTTATAATGGTTAGGAAAATAGAACTAAATCCACGGACGAGATTCGCTCTTGCTATTGTTGTTGCTTTTGTTTTCTTAGGATTGTTTACATCGGTTTTATATAATCCAACAGCGATGGTTTTTATGGTCTGGGCATTGTCAATATTATTTGTTTACGGAGACAATAAAACTCAGGTGTTTATTATAGCAAATAATCGAACATTGAATGTTTTAAGAGGTATTATTATTTTTGCTTTTTTGAGTATTGGGGTTTTATTTGTTTTAAAAACTAAGTCTTTACGAGATTTTAAAACGGTGATAGAGGATAGAAGTCAGAAATTTTATTACAAACTCAGCAACAATGACATGCTTTTTATTAAAGATGATGCATTTGTTGAATTTAAACTTGGATTCGAGAAATATACCGATCAAGAGATTGACAAGGGAATTGGAATGATGGAAAACTCTGTAAAAAAATCTAAAATACCGGAAGCCAACATTATATTGGCCAATATTTATACGACTCAAAAAGATTTTATCAGGACAGAGCAATTATTGGTAGCTAATGTAGGTATTGAGCCTTTTAGATTTGAGCCAAGGGCAAACCTGCTTCATTTTTACATTCAGACAAATCAAAAGGCAAAAAGTATCAAAATAGCTGAGAAAATAATGAATTTACCTGTAAAAATTAAATCTAATAAAATCGATATTTATAAACAGGAAGCTGAAGAATATCTAATAAAAAACAACTTCCCGTAG
- a CDS encoding site-specific integrase, giving the protein MLKIYFYLKSERVNERSESSICTRIRYKQQSLSISTGKYISKERWDFTNKLRNVLKLEKEKVIRRSLDLFHLAIEKKFNDLIQHNTDISLLNLRDELKGKKIIKENEISIIEVLQMHIEYFRKKVSIAERSKATLQKYERSKELLMIFTQREYDDVYLASSKIDSPFIYNLESYLKYESNFKGRIGIKNNSVVKYMRMYKTAFNYAVKMYKLTRNPFDIYEGKLNIKNAVYLTPEELKTIETKKFGNERLEKVKDIFLFCCYTGYAPIDASSLTVSNLVTDNNNDQWIQTNRAKTSIRSNVPILPPVQKIIKKYKDQQTGLIPQLSNQKMNEYLKEIAILCKIDKNLTWYAARHTFATTVTLGNGVRIENVSSMMGHTNILQTQHYAKVLDSNVKEDMNKLIGKYKN; this is encoded by the coding sequence ATGCTTAAAATTTATTTTTATTTAAAATCTGAAAGAGTTAATGAAAGAAGTGAATCTAGTATTTGTACTCGTATACGCTACAAACAGCAATCACTATCTATATCCACAGGTAAATATATTTCGAAAGAAAGGTGGGATTTTACTAATAAACTGCGAAATGTTCTTAAACTGGAAAAAGAAAAAGTCATTCGCCGCAGCCTTGATCTATTTCACCTTGCCATTGAGAAAAAATTTAATGACCTAATTCAGCACAATACAGACATTTCATTATTAAATCTTAGAGATGAATTAAAAGGGAAGAAAATAATTAAAGAAAACGAAATTTCAATTATTGAAGTTTTGCAAATGCATATTGAATATTTTCGCAAAAAAGTTTCAATTGCAGAAAGATCTAAGGCTACTTTGCAAAAGTATGAACGTTCCAAAGAATTATTAATGATCTTCACCCAAAGAGAATATGATGACGTCTATCTTGCATCTAGTAAAATCGACAGCCCTTTTATATATAATTTAGAATCATATTTGAAATATGAAAGCAATTTTAAAGGAAGAATAGGGATAAAAAACAATTCTGTCGTGAAGTACATGAGAATGTACAAAACAGCCTTTAATTATGCTGTTAAAATGTATAAGTTGACTAGAAATCCTTTCGACATCTACGAGGGCAAATTGAACATTAAAAATGCTGTTTATTTAACTCCCGAAGAATTAAAAACAATAGAGACTAAAAAATTCGGCAATGAAAGATTAGAAAAAGTTAAAGATATTTTTCTTTTCTGCTGTTATACTGGATATGCCCCAATAGACGCTTCCTCTCTAACAGTGAGCAATCTGGTTACTGACAATAACAATGATCAGTGGATTCAAACTAACAGAGCCAAAACTTCCATCAGATCCAATGTTCCTATTCTTCCTCCAGTTCAAAAAATAATTAAAAAATATAAAGATCAACAGACCGGATTAATACCTCAGCTATCCAATCAAAAAATGAATGAGTATTTAAAGGAAATTGCAATTTTATGCAAAATTGATAAAAATCTTACTTGGTATGCAGCCAGACATACCTTTGCCACGACAGTTACTTTAGGAAATGGGGTACGAATAGAAAATGTGTCTTCGATGATGGGACATACAAATATTTTACAAACTCAGCATTATGCAAAAGTTTTGGATTCAAATGTGAAAGAAGATATGAATAAATTAATCGGAAAATATAAGAATTGA
- the cas1 gene encoding type II CRISPR-associated endonuclease Cas1, translating to MLKRTILIENKFSITAKNNQLVLKSEMKESSIPIEDIGFLVLDHNEIYLSIPAMNLLVDNNTSIVICGKNHLPNGMLLNLNSHHIQQEIFKNQIEASIPLKKQLWQQTIIEKIKNQGQLLEKITDSKNSFVFLASKVLSGDSSNMEGVAAQQYWKYFPQPNLEFDGIKRERYGDYPNNFLNYGYAILRAATARALSGSGLLNTLGIHHKSKYNAFALADDIMEPFRPIVDEKVFEIMQRFDEQELNTIIKAELLQILTRTVYFKDEKSPLMIALQKTASSLQQCFTGNRKKIKYPALWSLTDIE from the coding sequence ATGCTAAAAAGAACTATTTTAATTGAAAACAAATTTTCCATAACGGCAAAAAACAATCAGCTGGTACTAAAATCAGAAATGAAAGAGAGTTCTATCCCAATTGAAGATATCGGCTTTCTTGTTCTCGATCATAATGAAATCTACCTCAGCATTCCTGCTATGAATTTACTTGTTGATAACAATACTTCTATTGTTATCTGCGGAAAGAATCATCTTCCCAACGGAATGCTGTTAAACCTTAACAGCCATCATATTCAGCAGGAAATATTCAAAAATCAGATTGAAGCTTCTATACCATTAAAAAAGCAATTATGGCAACAAACAATAATTGAAAAAATTAAAAACCAAGGGCAGTTACTAGAAAAAATAACTGATTCCAAAAATAGTTTTGTATTTCTGGCCAGTAAAGTATTAAGTGGAGATTCATCTAATATGGAAGGAGTTGCAGCACAACAATACTGGAAATATTTTCCTCAGCCAAATCTAGAATTTGATGGAATAAAACGGGAAAGATATGGCGACTATCCTAATAATTTCTTGAATTATGGATATGCAATTTTAAGAGCCGCAACTGCAAGAGCTCTTTCCGGAAGTGGCCTATTGAATACATTAGGAATTCACCATAAAAGTAAATACAATGCTTTTGCACTTGCTGATGATATCATGGAACCGTTTCGTCCCATTGTGGATGAGAAAGTCTTTGAAATTATGCAGCGTTTTGATGAACAAGAATTAAACACTATTATTAAGGCTGAATTATTACAAATATTAACTAGAACGGTATATTTTAAAGATGAGAAAAGTCCTTTAATGATAGCTTTACAAAAGACTGCAAGTTCTCTCCAACAATGCTTTACAGGAAATCGAAAAAAAATTAAATATCCTGCATTATGGAGCTTAACGGATATCGAATAA
- the cas2 gene encoding CRISPR-associated endonuclease Cas2, whose product MELNGYRIMWLFVFFDLPTETKKDRRNASGFRNNLLKDGFSMMQYSVYVRHCASSESADVHEKRIHKLLPPLGKVSVLRITDKQFGNILNFWGKAALPSAPQPTQLELF is encoded by the coding sequence ATGGAGCTTAACGGATATCGAATAATGTGGCTATTTGTTTTTTTTGATCTCCCCACAGAAACAAAAAAAGACAGACGAAATGCATCTGGATTTAGAAACAATTTATTAAAAGATGGATTTTCGATGATGCAATATTCTGTTTATGTACGCCACTGCGCAAGTAGTGAAAGCGCCGATGTTCATGAAAAAAGAATCCACAAACTACTACCACCTTTAGGAAAAGTAAGTGTACTTCGAATAACCGATAAGCAATTTGGTAATATCTTAAATTTTTGGGGAAAAGCAGCCTTACCATCAGCACCTCAACCTACGCAACTAGAATTATTTTAG
- a CDS encoding type II toxin-antitoxin system RelE/ParE family toxin, with protein sequence MYSYYLSSEAKEDLRRIYYYGVGKFGVNQADNYFNMFYDCFDRIEENPFLFPSADHIKKGYRYCVCGVDTIYYQINGNKRIEIITIIGRQDFDSSSLT encoded by the coding sequence ATGTATAGCTATTATTTAAGTAGCGAAGCCAAAGAAGATTTAAGAAGAATTTATTATTATGGGGTTGGTAAGTTTGGCGTTAATCAAGCGGATAACTATTTTAATATGTTTTATGATTGTTTTGATAGAATAGAGGAAAATCCTTTTTTATTTCCATCAGCCGACCACATCAAGAAAGGATATCGGTATTGTGTTTGTGGTGTTGATACTATTTACTATCAAATCAATGGAAATAAAAGGATAGAGATTATTACCATTATTGGAAGACAAGATTTTGATAGTAGTTCTTTGACATAA
- a CDS encoding CopG family transcriptional regulator — MTRQSISLTAPNEEWLKNQVSTEEFSSKSEAINYLIKQARSQDEYYEFVRAKIDKGEKSGFVKKQTREEMLAEFKKDLPNV; from the coding sequence ATGACACGACAAAGTATATCATTAACTGCACCGAATGAAGAGTGGCTTAAAAATCAGGTTAGTACAGAAGAATTTAGTAGTAAAAGTGAAGCTATTAACTATTTGATTAAGCAAGCTCGTTCACAAGATGAATATTATGAGTTTGTGAGGGCTAAAATAGATAAGGGAGAAAAAAGCGGTTTTGTTAAAAAACAAACTAGAGAAGAAATGTTAGCAGAATTCAAAAAAGATCTGCCTAATGTATAG